The sequence CTATTTCGACATCCCAATGCGCGGTCTGAACAACGTTTACTTCGACGAGAAGAGCAGGCTAATCAAGATGGGCGACAAGCTCTCAAGGCGTTACTTCCTCAACGTTGCTCATGCAAGAAAGTTCATGCAGACGCTCCTCATAATGGCCTACGTGAAAAGGCTCGTGAGTGAGGGCAAGCACGCGAGCCTGCGTGAAGCATACTACGCCAACAAGCACACGATTCCCGGAACGAGGGAGAACACCTTCGAGGACCAGCGCGAGAGCGACCCGATTATCGAGGATTTGGAAAGGATGCTCGGCGTTCTGCGTGAGGAGATGCACATCACAGCTGACAGGCGCGGTTACATCTACGGCGACATAGTAATCCGCGACGGAGAAGACGAGTTCAACGCGAGCAAGCTCGGAAGCGGCGGCTGGGCGGTTCCCGGAACGGTCGAGCACATCCAGTTCCCCGAGATAAACGTTGATTACGCCCTCGTTGTCGAGACGGCCGCTATGGCCGACCGTCTCATCGAGGAAAAGTTCCCGAAGAAGGAGAATGCCCTAATCATAGCCACCCAGGGACAGGCCTCGCGTGGCGTCAGGAGGCTCATTCACAGGCTGCACTACGAGGAGGGCCTTCCAATCATCGTCTTCACCGATGGCGACCCCTACGGTTGGTACATCTACTCCACAATAAAGCAGGGCTCGATTAACTTAGCTTACCTCAGCGACAAGCTGGCAACGCCCGAGGCGAGGTTCGTCGGCATGACGATGGACGACATAAAGCGCTACGGCCTTGAGAACGTCACCGAGAAGCTCAAGGGGATACCGCCCAACAAGAAGGGCGGTCCGACGGGCGACTACAAGAGAATCCTGGAGGAGATGGAGTACCCCTGGTTCCAGAACAGGGAGTGGCA is a genomic window of Thermococcus guaymasensis DSM 11113 containing:
- a CDS encoding DNA topoisomerase IV subunit A translates to MPKRKAIHREKPKEKFSYDPKKVLSKLEEYGRSVLEAIKSGKNPYFDIPMRGLNNVYFDEKSRLIKMGDKLSRRYFLNVAHARKFMQTLLIMAYVKRLVSEGKHASLREAYYANKHTIPGTRENTFEDQRESDPIIEDLERMLGVLREEMHITADRRGYIYGDIVIRDGEDEFNASKLGSGGWAVPGTVEHIQFPEINVDYALVVETAAMADRLIEEKFPKKENALIIATQGQASRGVRRLIHRLHYEEGLPIIVFTDGDPYGWYIYSTIKQGSINLAYLSDKLATPEARFVGMTMDDIKRYGLENVTEKLKGIPPNKKGGPTGDYKRILEEMEYPWFQNREWQRQLKMALKWGVRIEQQALANKSLEFVAREYLPEKINNGDLLP